One window from the genome of Sebastes umbrosus isolate fSebUmb1 chromosome 12, fSebUmb1.pri, whole genome shotgun sequence encodes:
- the LOC119498099 gene encoding ankyrin repeat domain-containing protein 13C-like isoform X1: protein MTGEKIRTVRKDHNNKPNKNEEILDTYDETSNGTIPNGTGNHLKSNKAFQKAVKTSALLQQQQQLNANNINGNPSSVDTIVNDNNKNPIILLTSEELEFPVHECVFKGDVRRLSSLIRTHSISQKDVHGNTPLHLAVMMGHKECALLLLAHNAPVKIKNAQGWSPLAEAISYGDRQMITAILRKLKQQSRESVEDKRPKLLKALKELGDFYLELHWDFQSWVPLLSRMLPSDACKIYKQGINIRLDTTLIDFTDMKCQRGDLSFIFNGEAEPSQSFVVLDNEAKVYQRIHHEVRESEMETEEEVDILMSSDVYSATLSTKSISFSRSQIGWLFREDKTEMVGNFLADFYSVNGLVLESRKRREHLSEEDILRNKAIMESLSKGGSISEQNFEPVRRQSLTAPDPNTISWEEYITAEQGKPPHLGRELVCKESKKNFKATVAMSQDFPLGIESLLNVLEVIAPFKHFNKLREFVQMKLPPGFPVKLDIPVFPTITATVTFQEFRYDEFEESTFFIPAEFKEDPSRFPDL from the exons ATGACAGGTGAGAAGATCCGCACCGTGCGAAAGGACCACAACAACAAACCCAACAAGAATGAGGAGATACTGGACACGTACGATGAGACCTCTAACGGGACGATCCCTAACGGTACCGGCAACCATCTCAAATCCAACAAGGCTTTTCAGAAAGCTGTGAAAACCTCGGCactactgcagcagcagcagcagctcaatgCAAACAACATTAATGGAAACCCCTCATCAGTAGACACCATCGTCAACGATAACAACAAGAACCCAATCATCCTCCTGACCAGTGAGGAGCTGGAGTTCCCTGTTCATGAGTGCGTGTTCAAGGGGGATGTGCgtcgcctctcctctctcatcagGACCCACAGCATCTCTCAGAAAGATGTACATG GGAACACACCTCTTCACCTGGCTGTGATGATGGGCCACAAAG AGTGTGCCCTCCTCCTACTGGCCCATAACGCTCCTGTAAAGATAAAGAATGCACAGGGATGGAGCCCTCTAGCAGAAGCCATCAGCTACGGCGACAGGCAAATGA TCACAGCGATACTGCGGAAGCTAAAGCAGCAATCCAGGGAGAGTGTGGAGGATAAGAGGCCAAAATTACTGAAAGCTTTAAAGGAG CTTGGTGACTTTTATCTGGAGCTGCATTGGGACTTTCAGAGCTGGG TGCCTTTGCTGTCCCGGATGCTGCCATCTGATGCTTGTAAAATCTACAAGCAGGGGATTAACATCAG ACTCGACACCACTCTCATAGACTTCACTGATATGAAGTGTCAGCGCGGAGACCTCAGCTTCATTTTCAACGGCGAGGCCGAACCCTCCCAGTCTTTTGTGGTTCTGGACAACGAAGCAAAAGTGTACCAAAGAATACACCACGAGGTGAGA GAGTCCGAGATGGAGACTGAAGAAGAGGTGGATATTCTGATGAGCAGCGACGTCTACTCTGCAACGCTGTCCACCAagtccatctctttctctcgcaGTCAGATTGGCTGGCTATTCAGAGAGGATAAAACA GAGATGGTCGGAAACTTCCTGGCTGACTTCTACTCAGTGAACGGTCTGGTGCTAGAGTCACGAAAACGGCGAGAACACCTAAGCGAGGAGGACATCCTGAGGAATAAAGCCATCATGGAGAGCTTGAGTAAAGGAGGCAGCATCAGTGAACAAAACTTTGAG CCTGTGAGACGGCAGTCCCTCACAGCTCCTGATCCAAACACAATTTCTTGGGAAGAGTACATCACTGCAGAGCAAGGAAA GCCACCTCATCTCGGGAGAGAACTGGTGTGTAAGGAAAGCAAGAAGAACTTCAAAGCTACTGTAGCCATGAGCCAGGATTTCCCTCTGGGCATCGAGTC GTTACTAAACGTGTTGGAGGTCATAGCCCCGTTCAAGCACTTCAACAAACTCCGGGAGTTCGTTCAGATGAAACTTCCACCCGGATTTCCAGTCAAACTCG ACATCCCCGTCTTCCCCACGATCACAGCAACTGTCACCTTTCAGGAATTCCGCTACGACGAATTTGAAGAGTCTACTTTCTTCATCCCCGCTGAATTCAAAGAAGATCCCAGTCGCTTCCCCGACCTCTGA
- the LOC119498099 gene encoding ankyrin repeat domain-containing protein 13C-like isoform X2: MTGEKIRTVRKDHNNKPNKNEEILDTYDETSNGTIPNGTGNHLKSNKAFQKAVKTSALLQQQQQLNANNINGNPSSVDTIVNDNNKNPIILLTSEELEFPVHECVFKGDVRRLSSLIRTHSISQKDVHGNTPLHLAVMMGHKECALLLLAHNAPVKIKNAQGWSPLAEAISYGDRQMITAILRKLKQQSRESVEDKRPKLLKALKELGDFYLELHWDFQSWVPLLSRMLPSDACKIYKQGINIRLDTTLIDFTDMKCQRGDLSFIFNGEAEPSQSFVVLDNEAKVYQRIHHEESEMETEEEVDILMSSDVYSATLSTKSISFSRSQIGWLFREDKTEMVGNFLADFYSVNGLVLESRKRREHLSEEDILRNKAIMESLSKGGSISEQNFEPVRRQSLTAPDPNTISWEEYITAEQGKPPHLGRELVCKESKKNFKATVAMSQDFPLGIESLLNVLEVIAPFKHFNKLREFVQMKLPPGFPVKLDIPVFPTITATVTFQEFRYDEFEESTFFIPAEFKEDPSRFPDL, translated from the exons ATGACAGGTGAGAAGATCCGCACCGTGCGAAAGGACCACAACAACAAACCCAACAAGAATGAGGAGATACTGGACACGTACGATGAGACCTCTAACGGGACGATCCCTAACGGTACCGGCAACCATCTCAAATCCAACAAGGCTTTTCAGAAAGCTGTGAAAACCTCGGCactactgcagcagcagcagcagctcaatgCAAACAACATTAATGGAAACCCCTCATCAGTAGACACCATCGTCAACGATAACAACAAGAACCCAATCATCCTCCTGACCAGTGAGGAGCTGGAGTTCCCTGTTCATGAGTGCGTGTTCAAGGGGGATGTGCgtcgcctctcctctctcatcagGACCCACAGCATCTCTCAGAAAGATGTACATG GGAACACACCTCTTCACCTGGCTGTGATGATGGGCCACAAAG AGTGTGCCCTCCTCCTACTGGCCCATAACGCTCCTGTAAAGATAAAGAATGCACAGGGATGGAGCCCTCTAGCAGAAGCCATCAGCTACGGCGACAGGCAAATGA TCACAGCGATACTGCGGAAGCTAAAGCAGCAATCCAGGGAGAGTGTGGAGGATAAGAGGCCAAAATTACTGAAAGCTTTAAAGGAG CTTGGTGACTTTTATCTGGAGCTGCATTGGGACTTTCAGAGCTGGG TGCCTTTGCTGTCCCGGATGCTGCCATCTGATGCTTGTAAAATCTACAAGCAGGGGATTAACATCAG ACTCGACACCACTCTCATAGACTTCACTGATATGAAGTGTCAGCGCGGAGACCTCAGCTTCATTTTCAACGGCGAGGCCGAACCCTCCCAGTCTTTTGTGGTTCTGGACAACGAAGCAAAAGTGTACCAAAGAATACACCACGAG GAGTCCGAGATGGAGACTGAAGAAGAGGTGGATATTCTGATGAGCAGCGACGTCTACTCTGCAACGCTGTCCACCAagtccatctctttctctcgcaGTCAGATTGGCTGGCTATTCAGAGAGGATAAAACA GAGATGGTCGGAAACTTCCTGGCTGACTTCTACTCAGTGAACGGTCTGGTGCTAGAGTCACGAAAACGGCGAGAACACCTAAGCGAGGAGGACATCCTGAGGAATAAAGCCATCATGGAGAGCTTGAGTAAAGGAGGCAGCATCAGTGAACAAAACTTTGAG CCTGTGAGACGGCAGTCCCTCACAGCTCCTGATCCAAACACAATTTCTTGGGAAGAGTACATCACTGCAGAGCAAGGAAA GCCACCTCATCTCGGGAGAGAACTGGTGTGTAAGGAAAGCAAGAAGAACTTCAAAGCTACTGTAGCCATGAGCCAGGATTTCCCTCTGGGCATCGAGTC GTTACTAAACGTGTTGGAGGTCATAGCCCCGTTCAAGCACTTCAACAAACTCCGGGAGTTCGTTCAGATGAAACTTCCACCCGGATTTCCAGTCAAACTCG ACATCCCCGTCTTCCCCACGATCACAGCAACTGTCACCTTTCAGGAATTCCGCTACGACGAATTTGAAGAGTCTACTTTCTTCATCCCCGCTGAATTCAAAGAAGATCCCAGTCGCTTCCCCGACCTCTGA